The Montipora capricornis isolate CH-2021 chromosome 6, ASM3666992v2, whole genome shotgun sequence genome has a window encoding:
- the LOC138050799 gene encoding olfactomedin-like protein 2B encodes MIIDKKQDLAKADNSVGILQRDRCSNIKSIGKPVIHNTRDSHGAWMKDPLGIMGAETIFVMQGFHDRYLEEYKNMDKFKEGMVRKKYTLPHYWDGTGAVVYGQYLYYNRENSNQIVKYNLRSEGIEAYINVGNCAPRSYPYQWGGYSGMDLAVDEQGLWVLCGYTGNSAKALMAGKINIVTNTITHSFYPTTEPVKSMGNAFVACGVIYTIDRYNSRSTTINFAYDTKTRRQWNPNIKFTNQYGANYMVDYNPRENVLFAWDGRYQVTYPITFEEH; translated from the exons ATGATTATTGATAAGAAGCAGGACTTGGCCAAAGCAGACAACAGTGTTGGCATTCTCCAAAGAG ACCGTTGCAGCAACATCAAGTCGATTGGTAAACCTGTGATCCACAACACAAGGGATTCTCATGGAGCATGGATGAAAGACCCGCTAGGGATCATGGGAGCTGAGACTATATTTGTCATGCAAGGTTTTCATGACAGGTACCTTGAAGAATATAAAAACATGGACAAATTTAAAGAAGGAATGGTGCGTAAGAAGTACACACTGCCGCATTACTGGGATGGAACAGGTGCTGTGGTATATGGACAATATCTCTACTACAACAG AGAAAATTCCAACCAAATTGTGAAGTATAATCTGCGCTCAGAGGGAATAGAGGCTTACATAAACGTGGGCAATTGCGCGCCGAGAAGTTACCCTTACCAGTGGGGTGGATACAGTGGAATGGACCTGGCAGTGGATGAGCAGGGATTGTGGGTGTTATGTGGATATACCGGTAACAGCGCTAAAGCATTGATGGCCGGTAAAATCAATATAGTGACAAACACCATTACCCACTCTTTTTACCCTACCACAG AACCCGTCAAATCGATGGGGAATGCCTTTGTTGCTTGTGGAGTGATCTACACTATTGACAGGTACAACTCCAGATCCACCACAATCAACTTCGCCTATGACACGAAGACGAGGAGACAGTGGAACCCTAACATAAAGTTCACTAACCAATATGGTGCCAACTATATGGTGGATTACAATCCAAGGGAAAACGTTCTGTTCGCTTGGGATGGCAGATATCAGGTTACTTATCCTATCACGTTTGAAGAACATTAA
- the LOC138053352 gene encoding noelin-like, which yields MTGYSAVFTSSASVAHISPFLFVFCESLEGVYYSLKLLKGRAQQTFETIRGSILRLSSYSAIEMFLYCHLVCLLLAFEAIDALDNSAVNSRTKRSLSTKDLVLELMHRMIIEEKQDLAKADNSVSILQRDSCTNIKSIGKPVIHNARDWVGAWMKDPLGIMGTETIFVMDGYHDRRELEEYENMNMLKAGLARKKYTLPYDWDGTGAVVYGPYLFSNRENSNQIVKYNLRSERLEAQISVSNCAPRSNQYQSGGYNGMDLAVDEQGLWVLCGNTGSKRLMARKINIVKNTITHSFYPNTEPITLMGNAFVACGVIYTLDSYTRSTSINFAYDTKTGRQWNPNIKFTNQYSHNFMVDYNPREKVLYAWDGRYQVTYPITFGEH from the exons ATGACGGGATATTCTGCAGTTTTTACTTCCTCTGCGTCTGTTGCTCATATATCACCATTCCTTTTTGTCTTCTGCGAGTCGTTGGAGGGAGTTTATTACTCATTGAAGCTCCTCAAGGGAAGAGCTCAACAAACTTTCGAAACTATCAGAGGATCA ATTTTGCGGCTATCGAGTTATTCAGCCATCGAAATGTTTCTTTATTGTCACCTCGTTTGCCTTCTACTCGCTTTTGAGGCT attGATGCACTTGACAATTCCGCAGTCAATTCGCGCACCAAACGATCCTTGTCCACTAAAGATCTCGTTCTGGAACTG ATGCATAGGATGATTATTGAGGAGAAGCAGGACTTGGCCAAAGCAGACAACAGTGTTAGCATTCTCCAGAGAG ACAGTTGCACCAACATCAAGTCGATTGGTAAACCAGTGATCCACAACGCAAGGGACTGGGTAGGAGCCTGGATGAAAGACCCGCTAGGAATCATGGGAACTGAGACTATCTTTGTGATGGACGGTTACCATGACAGAAGGGAGCTTGAAGAATACGAAAACATGAACATGTTAAAAGCAGGACTGGCGCGTAAGAAGTACACACTGCCTTACGACTGGGACGGAACAGGTGCTGTGGTGTATGGACCATATCTCTTCTCCAACAG AGAAAATTCCAACCAAATTGTGAAGTACAATCTGCGATCAGAGAGATTAGAGGCTCAAATAAGCGTGAGCAATTGCGCACCGAGAAGTAACCAATACCAGTCGGGTGGATACAATGGAATGGACCTGGCAGTTGATGAGCAGGGGTTGTGGGTGTTATGTGGAAATACCGGATCTAAAAGGTTGATGGCCCGTAAAATCAATATCGTGAAAAACACCATTACCCACTCTTTTTACCCTAATACAG AACCTATCACTTTGATGGGGAATGCTTTTGTTGCTTGTGGAGTGATCTACACCCTTGACAGCTACACCAGATCCACCTCAATCAACTTCGCGTACGACACGAAGACGGGAAGACAGTGGAACCCCAATATAAAGTTCACCAACCAGTATAGTCATAACTTCATGGTGGATTACAATCCAAGAGAGAAAGTGCTGTATGCTTGGGATGGCAGATATCAAGTCACTTATCCCATTACTTTTGGGGAACATTAA